A genomic segment from Spinacia oleracea cultivar Varoflay chromosome 3, BTI_SOV_V1, whole genome shotgun sequence encodes:
- the LOC130469392 gene encoding uncharacterized protein: MPPIEGYMKLNIDGAWKSGNIAGGGGVFRRHTGSWFVGFSTKFKVHSPLASELYALREGLKIAKNFMIDKLEIETDALNLKLLLDKVKDHPHHELGPVLREVSQLLGEGWIITFSHIPKTYNRVAHALAAHSLIMMVQHKLHYIIPSCAKDEYEGDFEKANPVYVEEMRRNAREQVRSICNAKKKNTEIINTIGEGSPASHIVFGSIVSTIKKALQSSNTAQQGVEVDKGKGKEFVPFVVGGSTTTNNIQVVEIEDDEENGSVTNN; this comes from the coding sequence ATGCCACCCATAGAAGGGTACATGAAGCTTAACATAGATGGTGCGTGGAAGTCAGGGAATATTGCTGGAGGGGGAGGTGTCTTTCGAAGACACACTGGTTCCTGGTTTGTGGGATTCTCCACAAAATTTAAGGTTCATTCTCCTCTAGCTTCTGAGCTTTATGCATTGAGAGAGGGCCTGAAGATAGCAAAAAACTTCATGATTGACAAATTGGAAATAGAGACTGATGCTCTAAATCTGAAGTTGTTGCTGGATAAGGTGAAGGATCATCCTCATCATGAGTTGGGCCCTGTTCTTAGGGAGGTTTCTCAGTTATTAGGGGAGGGATGGATTATCACTTTCTCTCATATCCCCAAAACTTACAACAGAGTTGCTCATGCCTTAGCAGCGCATTCTTTGATTATGATGGTGCAACATAAGCTTCATTATATAATTCCTTCCTGTGCCAAAGATGAATATGAAGGGGATTTTGAGAAAGCAAATCCAGTCTATGTAGAAGAGATGAGAAGAAACGCTCGTGAGCAGGTTCGATCTATTTGTAATGCAAAAAAGAAGAACACGGAGATTATAAACACGATTGGTGAAGGTTCTCCAGCTTCTCATATTGTTTTTGGCTCCATTGTTTCGACCATTAAGAAGGCGTTGCAAAGTTCAAATACTGCTCAGCAAGGAGTTGAGGTGGATAAAGGAAAAGGCAAGGAGTTTGTTCCATTCGTTGTTGGTGgttcaacaacaacaaataacATACAAGTTGTTGAAATTGAAGATGATGAGGAAAATGGAAGCGTTACCAACAACTAA